The genomic stretch TCGCGGTAAGAACGCGGTTCTGCCTGGTATACCAAAATACCGCCGGGGCAGTTCATCGGCTTAATGGCAAAGTCCTGCTCGTCGATAACGGTTGTATACATATTGTCTTTGTAATGCTCCCAGTGACCCGAAGTTTCCCAAAGCGAACGGTTGAGCATAATCGGAGTGGAAATCTCCTGATAGCCGTTTTTCGCGTGGAGTTCGTGCCAGTAGTCGAGAAGCTGATTTTTAAGGATCATACCCTTGGGGAGGAAGAACGGAAAACCGGGACCGGCGTCGTTCATCATAAAGAGTCCGAGTTCTCTGCCGAGTTTTCTGTGGTCGCGCTTTTTAGCCTCCTCAAGCGCGTCGAGATACGCCTGCATTTCGGCTTTTTTGGTAAATGCCGTGCCGTAAATGCGCTGGAGCATTTTGTTTTTCTCACTTCCGCGCCAGTATGCGCCCGCGATATTCAAAAGCTTAAATGCCTTAACTGTGCCTGTTGAGAAAAGGTGAGGGCCGGCGCAAAGGTCGGTGAAATCGCCCTGGCGGTAAAAGCTTATAACCGCATCTTCGGGCAAATCTTCAATAAGTTCAACCTTGTAAGGCTCGCCTTTTTCTTTCATAAATTCAATAGCTTCTTCTCTCGGAAGTTCAAAGCGTTCAAGCTTGTAATTTTCCTTGACGATTTTATTCATTTCCGCCTCGATTTTTGCCAAATCGTCGGGTGTGAAGCCTTTATCATAATCAAAATCGTAATAAAATCCGTTGTCGATTGCAGGGCCTATTGCAAGCTTAACTTCGGGAAACAAACGTTTAACCGCCTGTGCCATAACGTGCGACGCGGTGTGCCTTAAAATGTGTCTGCCGTCGTTGTCGTCAAACGTGAGAATTTCAAGTTCTGCGTCTTTTTCAAGCTTAAATGTAAGTTCTTTTACCTCGCCGTCAACGCGCGCGCCGAGCGCCGCTCTTGCAAGACCTTCGCTGATTTTTTTTGCAGCGTCATAAACGGACGCACCGTTTTCGATTTCCATAACGCTTTTGTCTTTTAACGTAATTTTTACCATTTGTATTACTTCCTCTCTGTCGCCCTTCTATACGAACGAAAGGCATTATTAACATTTATTATATGACTTTTGGCGAAAAAAGTCAATAGAGAAGGCTTATAAAAGGGGCAAAAAGGGCAAAAAAATATGCCGATTATAAAACCGGCATTTCCTTTATGAAAAAAGGAGGGAAAATGAAAAAAGTTTGTTGTGTTTGGTATGGTTATATAATATCATTAAATTTGTTAAAAATCAATAGAATTTATATACCAAATACAAACTTTTTACCGTTATTTTTTGTGTAAGATGAACAAAAATGGGTGTTTTATTCATCTTTACGACACATTTTTAATTTTTTGTTAATATTTTATGCCTTGTCCAGCATTTCTTTTAAGATTTTGTTTATAACCGGCGGATTTGCCTTGCCCTTTGAGAGTTTCATTGCCTGACCCATCAAAAAGCCGAGTGCCCTGTCGCGTCCTGCCTTGTAGTCGGCAATGGACTGCGGATTTGCGTCGAGAACCGATTTAACCAAGTCGTAGAGCGCGCTTTCGTCGCTTATCTGCGCAAGGCCGAGTTTTTCGACAAGCTGTTTCGGTGAGTCATCCGATGTGAACATTTCGAAAAGAACCTTTTTCGCCGCAGAATTTGAAATTGTGCCGTTGGACGTGAGCGAAATAAGCTCAATCAGTTTTTCGGGCGCAAACGGAATGTTTTCAAAATCGGTTTCCTTATCCTTCAAAAATCTCGAAACGTCGCCCAAAAGCCAGTTTGCAACGGTTTTTGGCTCGCCGTTTAAGTTTATGCAGTCGTCAAAATAGAACGACATATATTTGTTTTCGATTATGATTGACGCGTCTTTTTCGGAAAGCTTGTATTCGTTTATATACCTTTCAAACTTAACGTTGGGAAGCTCGGGCAAATCTTTTCTTATTTCTTCAATCTGCTCATCATCAATCACAATAGGCATTAAATCAGGCTCGGGGAAGTAGCGGTAATCGTGTGCCTCCTCCTTTGAACGCAAAAGCGTGTTTTCGCCTTTTGCGTCGTCCCATCTGCGCGTTTCCTGGTCGATTGTTCCGCCGTTTTCGATAACCGAAATCTGGCGCGCAATTTCGTATTCAATCGCCCTTTCTCCGCCCGAAAATGTGCTTACGTTTTTCATTTCGGTACGCGTGCCGAATTCCTTTTGTCCCTCGGGACGGATTGACACGTTGATGTCGCATCGGAGTGAGCCTTCTTCCATTTTGCAGTCCGAAACGCCGATATACTGAAGTATGTTTTTGAGCGTTTCAAGGTAGATTTTCGCTTCTTTCGCGCTTCTTAAATCGGGCTCGGAAACGATTTCTATAAGCGGAACACCGCAGCGGTTGAAGTCAACCATTGAGCCTTCGCCCATAATGGAGTGGATAAGCTTTCCTGCGTCCTCCTCTATGTGAATACGCGTAATTCCGATTTTTTTCTTTTTGCCGTCAACGTTTATCTCAACATATCCGTTTGTGCACAGAGGAAGGTCGAACTGCGAAATCTGATAAGCCTTTGGAAGGTCGGGATAGAAATAATTTTTTCTGTCCTGTTTTGAATAGTGCGTGATGTCGCAGCGGAGCGCAAGACCGGCTTTAATTGCATATTCCACAACCTTTTTGTTAAGCTTGGGGAGAGTGCCGGGCATACCCATACATATCGGGCAAACCGAGGTGTTAACGTCAAGACCGAACTTGTTTTCACAACTGCAGTATATTTTTGTGTCGGTGGAAAGCTCTGCGTGAACCTCCAAACCGATAACCGATTCGTAATTCATTTATTTTCCCTCCTTTTCAAGACTTTTGTGCGCAAAATCCGTGTTCTGCTCAAATGCGTATGCCGTTTTGAACAGCGTGTTTTCGGCAAATGGTTTTGCGATAAGCTGTAAACCTATCGGCATATTTGTTTTGTCGTATCCGCACGGAATACTGATAGCCGGAAGTCCTGCAATGTTAACCGAAACGGTGCAGATGTCGTTTAAGTACATCGTAATCGGGTCGGTGATGTTTTTGCCGATTTCAAACGCTGTCGTGGGCGTTGTCGGAGTTAAGATAACGTCGAATTTGTCAAACGCCTCGGCAAACGAATTTCTGATAAGCGTTCTTGCCTGCTGAGCCTTTTTGTAATAAGCGTCGTAGTAGCCCGCACTCAATGCGTATGTGCCGAGCATAATGCGCCTTTTAACCTCACTGCCGAAGCCCTCGGAGCGGGTTTTCAAATACATATCGGTAAGGTCGGTGTAGTTTTCCGCGCGATAGCCGTATTTTACGCCGTCGAAACGCGCGAGGTTTGAGCTTGCCTCGGCAGACGACATAATGTAGTATGCCGGGAGCGCGTATTTTGTCATAGGCAGTGAAAATTCAAAAATTTCAGCGCCCATACTTTCGTAAACCTTTGCCGCGTTCATAATCGCGTCTTTAACTTCTTTCTGTATGCCCTCACCGATGTATTCTTTCGGAATACCGATTTTAAGACCTTTCACGCTTTCGCCGAGCGATTTTGTATAGTCGTCCGTTTTCTCATCGGCAGAGGTGGAGTCCATTTTGTCATAGCCTGCAATCGCGTTTAAAACAACCGCGCTGTCGGTAACGTTTTTGGTGATGGGTCCGATTTGGTCGAGCGACGACGCAAAAGCAACAAGACCGAAACGCGAAACAAGTCCGTATGTCGGCTTTAATCCGACAACACCGCAGAATGCCGACGGCTGACGGATTGAACCGCCCGTGTCCGAGCCGAGTGCAAAAATTGCCTCGTCCGCCGCAACAACCGCCGCGCTTCCGCCCGACGAACCGCCGGGAACTTTAGCTAAATCGTGCGGATTTTTCGTCTTTTTAAAATAGGACGTTTCGGTGGACGAACCCATAGCAAACTCGTCCATATTTGTTTTTCCTATGATAACACTGCCCTGTGCTTTAAGCTTTTTAACAACCGTTGCGTCGTAGGGCGGAACGAAATTGTAAAGCATTTTTGACGCGCAGGTGGTAAGAATTTTGTCGGTGCAGATGTTGTCTTTAACCGACGCGCAAACACCCGTAAGAGGCGAAATGCCGCCGTTTTTGATGCTTTCGTCGGCAAGCTTTGCACTGTTTAATGCGTCCTCTTTTGCAACGGTGATGTATCCTTCTATGCTTTTGTCTTTTTCGTCAATTCTGTCGAGCAGGGCATTTGTCAGCTCAACGCTTGAAATTTCTTTATCTTTAAGCATTTTTGAGGCTTTTTCAACGCTTAATTCATACAAATTCATCTTTTGTCACTTCCTCTTGTAATTATTCCTCAACCGTCTGCGGTACAACCACACAGCCGCGCTGTTTTTGCGGTGCGTTTTTAAGAATTTCGTCACGGTCAAACGATTTTTCAATCTTGTCCTCGCGGAACACATTTTTTATGTCAAGAATATGGTTTGTCGGTGCGATATTCTCGGTGTCAAGCTCGTTTAACTTGTTCGCAAAGTCGATAACGCCCTCCATATTGAGGTTTTCGATTTCGTCATCGTTAAGTTTTAAACGCGAAAGAAACGCAACGTGCAAAACCTCGTCCTTTGAAATTTTCATATTTTCAACTCCCCTAAAAAAATTTCCTGATTTTTTATTATACAACATTTTTTTCTATTTTTCAACCATTTTTAAAAATTCGGTTTCGTCAATCACAGTAATTCCAAGACTTTGCGCCTTGTCAAGCTTACTGCCCGCGCTCTCGCCGGCTAAAACGTAGTCGGTGTTTTTCGATACCGATTTTGACGCTTTACCGCCGTAGTTTTCGATGAGCGCTTCCGCCTCGGCGCGTTTGAGCGTTTCGAGCGTACCCGTCACAACAAAGGTTTTGCCCTCAAATCGGTTGTCAAAGTTTGCGCCCTCGTCGATATATTCGGTGTTAACGCTTTGCGCCTTAAATTCATCTATAATTTTAATGTTGCGCTCCTCGTCGAAAAATTCGCGCACCGAATTTGCCATAATCATACCGATGTCGTCAATCTCGGCAATTTCCTCTGCTGACGCGGAAATAAGCGCGTCGATATTTTTAAAATGCTTTGCAATTTCGCGCGCCGCGCTCTGCCCGATATGGCGTATGCCAAGCCCGAACAAAAGGCGCGAAAGGCAGTTTTTCTTTGAATTTTCGATTGCGTTTATAAGGTTTTGCGCCGACTTTTCGCCCAGCTTGTCAATGTTTACAAGGTCGTCTTTTTTTATGGAATAAATGTCGGCGCTGTTTTCTATAAGATGCTCGTCAATGAGTTTTTGCACAACCGACGGCCCCATTCCCTCAATGTCCATAGCGTTGCGCGACACAAAATGAATGATGTTTCGCACCGCCTGTGCACTGCACGCAAAATTTGTGCATCTGAACGCCGCCTCGCCGTCCTCGCGGTGGACGGGTGCACCGCACACGGGGCAGTTTTTCGGCATATCAAAGTCGGTTTCTTCTCCCGTGCGCTTTTCGGTGAGCGATTTCACCACTTCGGGGATTATGTCTCCGGCTTTTTGAATAAGCACGCGGTCGCCGATTTTTATGTCTTTCTGACGTATATAATCAAGGTTGTGGAGCGTTGCACGGCTCACGCGCGTGCCGGCAAGAGTTACCGTTTCAAACTCCGCTGTGGGGGTGAGAACGCCAGTTCTTCCGACGTTTATAAAAATATTTTTTATTGTTGTTTCTTTTTGCTCGGCAGGATATTTAAACGCTATCGCCCAGCGCGGAACCTTTGCAGTTTCGCCCAAAATCTCGCGGTCGGAGAGAGAATTTACCTTTATAACCGCGCCGTCGGTATCGTAGTAATACCCTTTGCGCGTGTTTCCGATTTCCGCGATTTTTTCAAGCGCGCCGTCGATTGACGAAAACGCCTCCGTGTCGTCAATCACTTTAAATCCTGCTTTTTTCAAAAATTCAAGGCTCTCGAGATGCGTTTTAAATTCAATTCCCGTAACCGACTGAACGTTAAAAACAAATATGTCGAGATTTCGTTTTGCCGCCGCTGACGAATCGAGCTGGCGGAGCGAACCTGCCGCGGCATTCCGCGGATTTGCAAAGGTGGTTTCGCCGTTTTCCTCGCGCTCGAAATTAAGCTTTTCAAAGCTTTTTTTAGGCATGAACACCTCACCGCGCACTTCAAGACGTTCAACGGGAATATTGGTTTTCAACGGAATTGATTTCACGGTTTTGAGGTTGTTTGTAACGTCCTCGCCGACCTGTCCGTCACCGCGCGTCGAACCGCGCACCAAAAGCGAATTTTCGTATTCGAGCGACACCGAAAGTCCGTCGATTTTAGGTTCAACGGTGTATTCGGCATTGGGACAAACCGCCTTTACGCGTTTGTCAAAATCGCGGATTTCATCTTCGCTGAACGCGTCCTGCAAGCTTTGCATTTTAACCGCGTGAACAACGCTTTCAAAGCCTTTTAAAATTTTTCCGCCGACCTTTTGCGACGGTGAGTCGGGCGCAATTATCGCGGGGTTTTCCTCCTCCATTTTAATAAGCTTTCGAAGGAGCATATCGTATTCGTAATCGGTCACCGACGGCTCGTCCAAAACGTAGTATTCATAGCTGTATTTGTTTAAAAGCTCTTTTAGTTTTTCGTATTCGTTATTCATTATAACGCTCCTTACATAACGGACTTAAACCCGTCAAAATACATTTCCGTGCGCGTAATGCTTATAAAATCAGCTTTGTAGCCGTCCGAGTATTTTTCAAATGCCGAAATCACCGTTTCGGGCTTCAAATTCTGCACGTTTCCTGCCGACAAAACCATTTCATATTCAGCATTGCCGTCATTGTCGCTTATTAAACCGACAGACGAAATCATAGGCTTGATATTTGTAAGAGTTATGCCTTTTTTCGTTTTTTTGTCAACTTCAAGAGTTTCGTTCTGCATAATTTTCTCTATATCACAGTTTCCGCGGTGTTCAACGTTTACAAGATATTTTGCATATGCGATTTTGCTGAGCGGTGTGTCGGTTTCGGATACCTTTCGCGCGTCGGTGATGATTAGCCCGAGCGGAATGTTTTCGTTTAAACGCGACACAATTTCACCGCACGGCACATCTTCGGTAAATTCAATTTCCATATATTCCGCGTCGCTTATAACTCCAACAGAAATAGGGAGCGCAACAGTCATAATCATATGCGGATTAAACCCTTGGGAATATTTTACGGGAAGATTTGCGCGCCTGAACGTGCGCGTTATCGTCCTTACAAAGTCGAGATGCGAAATAAACCGCGCATCGTCGGTTTTTCTGTATTTAAGCCTGTATTTATTCAAAGCACACACCTCTTCCGAAAGATAAAGCTCCGCACCCTGCGCATTTTGCACGGCAGTTGGGGGTTACAATGCCCTCTTTTGCCCTTTTTGCTTCGCTTATCAAAAATTTCTTGGTCACACCCGCGTCAATCATATCCCACGGCAGAATTTCGTCAAATTCTCTGTCGCGGACGTAGAATTTCGGGTCAAGACCGCATTCTTCAAATGCTTCGTTCCATAAATCGTTTCTGAAATGCTCGTCCCAGCCGTCAAACTTAACGCCTTTTTCAACCGCCTTTAAAATAACTTCGGAAAGACGTCTGTCACCGCGCGCAAACACGCCCTCAAGCACGCTCACGGGTGCGGCGTGATATGCAAAGTTAATCCTTTTAGGCATACATTTTTTAAGCTCCGCCTGTTTTTCTTTTATTTCGTCAAGCGTGTTCTGCCTTACCCACTGAAACGGCGTAAACGCTTTGGGTACAAAGCTTGAAACGCTTATCGAAAGGCGCAGACCTTTCGGACGTTTTTCTTTTTCTATCGAGAAATATTCGCCCAGAACCTTGTTTCCGAGTGCCGCTATTTCGCAAACGTCCTCTATCGTTTCGTAGGGAAGTCCGAGCATAAAATAAAGCTTCACGCTCGTATACCCGCCCTCAAATGCCATTTTTGCCGCGGAGAGTAAATCTTCTTCGCATATGCCCTTGTTTATAACGTCGCGCATACGCTGACTGCCTGCCTCGGGTGCGAATGTGAGCGAACTTTTGCGTACTTTCTGCACCTTTTCCATAAGGTCGAACGAAAACGAATCGAGCCTTAATGACGGGAGCGAGAGGTTGACCTTGTTTTTCTCGGTGAGTTTTATCAGTTCGGTTGTGAAGTCTTTCAAATCGCGGTAGTCGCTTGTGCTTAACGACGAGAGCGAAATTTCTTCATATCCCGTGTTTTTCAAAAGCGCTTCGGCTTGTTTTAAGAGTGTTTCTTTCGATTTTTCTCTGACGGGACGGTAAATCATACCTGCCTGGCAAAATCTGCACCCTCTTATGCACCCTCTGAACATTTCGAGCATAATTCTGTCGTGCACAATTTCGCCGAACGGAACTATAATCCTGTCGGGATAAAACACCTTGTCCATATCGGCGATAATTCGTTTTTTCACTGTTTTGGGCACAAAATCGTATTTTGTGTCAATCGCCTTAACCGTGCCGTCGTCATTGTATGAAATTTCATAAAACGACGGAACGTAAATTCCGCCGATTTGCGAAATTTCCTTTAAAAATTCAAAGCGCGTACCGCCTCTTTTTTTCCATTCGCGGTATGCGTCCATAACTTCAATCATAACTTCTTCACCCTCGCCGAGCATATAAAAATCGGCAAAATCGGCGATTGCCTCGGACG from Qingrenia yutianensis encodes the following:
- the gatC gene encoding Asp-tRNA(Asn)/Glu-tRNA(Gln) amidotransferase subunit GatC, encoding MKISKDEVLHVAFLSRLKLNDDEIENLNMEGVIDFANKLNELDTENIAPTNHILDIKNVFREDKIEKSFDRDEILKNAPQKQRGCVVVPQTVEE
- a CDS encoding TIGR03960 family B12-binding radical SAM protein, translating into MKNKLKKILPSVEKPTRYIGTEFNSVHKDLNGINIRFAFCFPDVYEVGMSHLGMKILYHLLNSVDDIYCERVFAPWVDMEEKMRENDIPLFSLETMSPVSDFDFIGFTLQYEMSYSNIVNMLKLANVAPKSCDRKDGDPFVCFGGPCAYSSEAIADFADFYMLGEGEEVMIEVMDAYREWKKRGGTRFEFLKEISQIGGIYVPSFYEISYNDDGTVKAIDTKYDFVPKTVKKRIIADMDKVFYPDRIIVPFGEIVHDRIMLEMFRGCIRGCRFCQAGMIYRPVREKSKETLLKQAEALLKNTGYEEISLSSLSTSDYRDLKDFTTELIKLTEKNKVNLSLPSLRLDSFSFDLMEKVQKVRKSSLTFAPEAGSQRMRDVINKGICEEDLLSAAKMAFEGGYTSVKLYFMLGLPYETIEDVCEIAALGNKVLGEYFSIEKEKRPKGLRLSISVSSFVPKAFTPFQWVRQNTLDEIKEKQAELKKCMPKRINFAYHAAPVSVLEGVFARGDRRLSEVILKAVEKGVKFDGWDEHFRNDLWNEAFEECGLDPKFYVRDREFDEILPWDMIDAGVTKKFLISEAKRAKEGIVTPNCRAKCAGCGALSFGRGVCFE
- the gatB gene encoding Asp-tRNA(Asn)/Glu-tRNA(Gln) amidotransferase subunit GatB, producing MNYESVIGLEVHAELSTDTKIYCSCENKFGLDVNTSVCPICMGMPGTLPKLNKKVVEYAIKAGLALRCDITHYSKQDRKNYFYPDLPKAYQISQFDLPLCTNGYVEINVDGKKKKIGITRIHIEEDAGKLIHSIMGEGSMVDFNRCGVPLIEIVSEPDLRSAKEAKIYLETLKNILQYIGVSDCKMEEGSLRCDINVSIRPEGQKEFGTRTEMKNVSTFSGGERAIEYEIARQISVIENGGTIDQETRRWDDAKGENTLLRSKEEAHDYRYFPEPDLMPIVIDDEQIEEIRKDLPELPNVKFERYINEYKLSEKDASIIIENKYMSFYFDDCINLNGEPKTVANWLLGDVSRFLKDKETDFENIPFAPEKLIELISLTSNGTISNSAAKKVLFEMFTSDDSPKQLVEKLGLAQISDESALYDLVKSVLDANPQSIADYKAGRDRALGFLMGQAMKLSKGKANPPVINKILKEMLDKA
- the thrS gene encoding threonine--tRNA ligase; this translates as MVKITLKDKSVMEIENGASVYDAAKKISEGLARAALGARVDGEVKELTFKLEKDAELEILTFDDNDGRHILRHTASHVMAQAVKRLFPEVKLAIGPAIDNGFYYDFDYDKGFTPDDLAKIEAEMNKIVKENYKLERFELPREEAIEFMKEKGEPYKVELIEDLPEDAVISFYRQGDFTDLCAGPHLFSTGTVKAFKLLNIAGAYWRGSEKNKMLQRIYGTAFTKKAEMQAYLDALEEAKKRDHRKLGRELGLFMMNDAGPGFPFFLPKGMILKNQLLDYWHELHAKNGYQEISTPIMLNRSLWETSGHWEHYKDNMYTTVIDEQDFAIKPMNCPGGILVYQAEPRSYRDLPLRMGELGLVHRHEKSGQLHGLMRVRCFTQDDAHIFMMPNQIKDEIKGVAKLIDEVYNLFGFKYHVELSTRPEDSMGSDEDWEMATDALRGALDELGLPYVVNEGDGAFYGPKIDFHLEDSIGRTWQCGTIQLDFQLPLRFNLEYTGDDGEKHRPIMIHRVAFGSIERFIGILIEHFAGAFPVWLSPVQVQIIPISEKHFDYALKLKEIMDNNHIRSEVDLRNEKLGYKIREAQLKKTPYMLVVGDKEAQDGTVSVRSRKDGDLGISKTEDFVAKVVEEIKTKAR
- the gatA gene encoding Asp-tRNA(Asn)/Glu-tRNA(Gln) amidotransferase subunit GatA; this encodes MNLYELSVEKASKMLKDKEISSVELTNALLDRIDEKDKSIEGYITVAKEDALNSAKLADESIKNGGISPLTGVCASVKDNICTDKILTTCASKMLYNFVPPYDATVVKKLKAQGSVIIGKTNMDEFAMGSSTETSYFKKTKNPHDLAKVPGGSSGGSAAVVAADEAIFALGSDTGGSIRQPSAFCGVVGLKPTYGLVSRFGLVAFASSLDQIGPITKNVTDSAVVLNAIAGYDKMDSTSADEKTDDYTKSLGESVKGLKIGIPKEYIGEGIQKEVKDAIMNAAKVYESMGAEIFEFSLPMTKYALPAYYIMSSAEASSNLARFDGVKYGYRAENYTDLTDMYLKTRSEGFGSEVKRRIMLGTYALSAGYYDAYYKKAQQARTLIRNSFAEAFDKFDVILTPTTPTTAFEIGKNITDPITMYLNDICTVSVNIAGLPAISIPCGYDKTNMPIGLQLIAKPFAENTLFKTAYAFEQNTDFAHKSLEKEGK
- a CDS encoding TIGR03936 family radical SAM-associated protein, with translation MNKYRLKYRKTDDARFISHLDFVRTITRTFRRANLPVKYSQGFNPHMIMTVALPISVGVISDAEYMEIEFTEDVPCGEIVSRLNENIPLGLIITDARKVSETDTPLSKIAYAKYLVNVEHRGNCDIEKIMQNETLEVDKKTKKGITLTNIKPMISSVGLISDNDGNAEYEMVLSAGNVQNLKPETVISAFEKYSDGYKADFISITRTEMYFDGFKSVM
- the ligA gene encoding NAD-dependent DNA ligase LigA produces the protein MNNEYEKLKELLNKYSYEYYVLDEPSVTDYEYDMLLRKLIKMEEENPAIIAPDSPSQKVGGKILKGFESVVHAVKMQSLQDAFSEDEIRDFDKRVKAVCPNAEYTVEPKIDGLSVSLEYENSLLVRGSTRGDGQVGEDVTNNLKTVKSIPLKTNIPVERLEVRGEVFMPKKSFEKLNFEREENGETTFANPRNAAAGSLRQLDSSAAAKRNLDIFVFNVQSVTGIEFKTHLESLEFLKKAGFKVIDDTEAFSSIDGALEKIAEIGNTRKGYYYDTDGAVIKVNSLSDREILGETAKVPRWAIAFKYPAEQKETTIKNIFINVGRTGVLTPTAEFETVTLAGTRVSRATLHNLDYIRQKDIKIGDRVLIQKAGDIIPEVVKSLTEKRTGEETDFDMPKNCPVCGAPVHREDGEAAFRCTNFACSAQAVRNIIHFVSRNAMDIEGMGPSVVQKLIDEHLIENSADIYSIKKDDLVNIDKLGEKSAQNLINAIENSKKNCLSRLLFGLGIRHIGQSAAREIAKHFKNIDALISASAEEIAEIDDIGMIMANSVREFFDEERNIKIIDEFKAQSVNTEYIDEGANFDNRFEGKTFVVTGTLETLKRAEAEALIENYGGKASKSVSKNTDYVLAGESAGSKLDKAQSLGITVIDETEFLKMVEK